The following proteins come from a genomic window of Rutidosis leptorrhynchoides isolate AG116_Rl617_1_P2 chromosome 10, CSIRO_AGI_Rlap_v1, whole genome shotgun sequence:
- the LOC139873593 gene encoding protein CURLY FLAG LEAF 1-like translates to MTAPNIAAITASLERSLQSFSLNHRSTTTTTTTTSAAAEESPTNHYHRSTNSSDSTLELNSNITLPYHWEQCLDLKTGEMYYINWRTGMKTKEDPRTVDDGFSGYFYSDDDDDEEAEEESSYDGNEESSVESSPAVSSSRKQKQIEKEDENEDENESCIISGNENRSNGVLVVAGCKGCFMYFMVPKQVEDCPKCCGQLLHFDRSSSDDN, encoded by the exons ATGACAGCACCAAACATAGCGGCGATCACTGCATCGCTTGAAAGATCTCTTCAAAGTTTCTCTTTAAACCACCGTagcaccaccacaaccaccaccaccaccagtgCCGCCGCCGAAGAGTCTCCGACCAACCATTACCACCGTTCCACAAATTCTTCTGATTCCACGCTGGAACTCAATTCTAATATTACCCTACCTTACCATTGGGAACAATGCCTCGACTTAAAG ACAGGGGAGATGTATTACATAAATTGGAGAACTGGGATGAAAACAAAAGAGGATCCTCGAACAGTTGATGACGGTTTTTCGGGGTATTTTTATagcgatgatgatgacgatgaagaGGCCGAAGAGGAAAGCTCGTACGATGGAAATGAGGAATCGTCAGTAGAGTCATCCCCGGCCGTTTCATCGTCTAGAAAACAAAAACAAATTGAAAAAGAAGATGAAAACGAAGATGAAAATGAAAGTTGCATAATAAGTGGGAATGAAAATAGGAGTAATGGTGTATTAGTTGTGGCTGGATGCAAGGGTTGTTTTATGTACTTCATGGTGCCAAAACAAGTTGAGGATTGCCCAAAATGTTGTGGTCAACTACTTCATTTTGATCGATCATCATCGGATGATAATTAA